GATGGCCGTGGACCGCATGCCGATACCCAGGCCCGCTATGATGTTGGTGGCGGTACCCGTAACGGACTGTCTTGAAATAGACGTAACCGGACCGGTATGGGTTCCCGTGTAGTGTTCGGTGATCAGCCCGATGCCGAGCCCGGCCAGCAGGCCGATCGTCGCCGCGATGAAGACGCCCAGGCTCGTGTAGGTCTCGCCGCCCAGGGTGAAGTCGCCGGGCAACAGATAGTCGATGAGCAGGTACATGACGGCGACCATGATGGCGGAAGAGCCGAATTCGCCCTTGTTCAGCCCGGACTGGGGATTGCCGCCCTCCTTGACCGAGACCATGAAGGTGCCGAGGATCGAGATGATGATGCCCGCGCCCGCGATGATCAGGGGCAGCGTGATGAAGACCGGGTCGTATACGCCCGCGACGAGGATGCCTGCGCCAAGGACCATGGACCCGACGATGGACCCCACGTAGGACTCGAACAGATCGGCACCCATACCGGCCACGTCGCCCACATTGTCACCCACGTTGTCGGCGATGGCCGCCGGATTGAGGGGGTGGTCCTCGGGAATCCCGGCCTCCACCTTGCCCACCAGGTCGGCGCCCACGTCGGCCGCCTTGGTATAGATTCCTCCGCCCACGCGGGCGAAGAGGGCGATCGACGAGGCGCCCAGCGAGAATCCTGAAATGACGTTCAGGACCCGGCCGATGCCGGATTCGTCAATGCCGAAGAGACCCGTGTAGAGAATGAACAGGCCGCCGAGACCGAGTACGCCCAGTCCCACCACGTTCAGTCCCATGACCGACCCGCCGGCAAAGGCCACGTGCAGCGCCTGGGCCAGACCGGTCCGCGCCGCGTGGGTCGTCCGGGTATTGGCCCGTATAGCCACGCGCATGCCCAGGAACCCGGCCAGACCGGAGGCCAGCGCACCGGTGACGAAGGAGAGCGCGATGAGGGCGCTGGACTCGACTTTTCCCATGTTCGCCACAGCCAGCAGCGCGGCCACGACCACGACGAAGATCGCCAGGACACGGTACTCCGCCTTGAGGAAGGCCATCGCGCCCTCGGAAATGCTGGCGCCGATGGATTTCATCTTATCGGTTCCCTCATCCTGTCCGTTTATCCAGGCCGTCCTCCAGATGGCGTAAATCAATCCCAGCAGGCCCGCGCCGATCACACCGTACATCAACTCGTTCATATTCCGAAACCTTCTCCCTTGAAATCAGTCTCCCTTGAATAACGCGCAACCGTTACTCGATCGGCAGATGAATGTAATGCGAACGTCCACACACACAGAGGGCGGGTCTGGAACCCGCCCTCTGTTCTACCAAAACTGCCAGAAGGTATGCGCCGCAACGACAACCCGTTGGCGACGCTTAAAAACCGACCTCAGCGTAATCTGAATACCACGGATTGCGCAACCCATACGGCTACCGGCCGGTTATTCTGGATCGCGGGCGTGTAGATCGTCCGCCTGATTGCTTCAATCGCCGCTTCATCCAGGCCGGCACCGACGCCCCTTGCGAGTCGCGTTTCACGAACCCTGCCTTCCTTGTCGACCAGTATCCTGACGATCACGGTACCTTCTATGCCCGCCTTGCGGGCAAGTTCCGGATATTCAGGCGAGATCGGCGTAGTTGGCTTGGGACCGACCTCGAAGGGCACAAAGGCATCAGGCGGAGGCAGCGCATCATCCTCAATGGCGATATTCTCTTCCTCCGGCGCCTCGATGATGATGTTCTCTTCCTCGATGTCCTGGATCACCGGTGCGATGCTCTGGCTCATCTCGGTCTGCGTGGCGATCGTCATCTCCGCGGATACTTCGGCGTCATCCACGGGTTCCGGTATGCCGATCACCGGCTGCGAAGGCGCCTCCACCGGCACCTCGGGCATTTCCGGCGCGTCGGTGAGCGCCGGC
The Gemmatimonadota bacterium genome window above contains:
- a CDS encoding sodium-translocating pyrophosphatase; the encoded protein is MNELMYGVIGAGLLGLIYAIWRTAWINGQDEGTDKMKSIGASISEGAMAFLKAEYRVLAIFVVVVAALLAVANMGKVESSALIALSFVTGALASGLAGFLGMRVAIRANTRTTHAARTGLAQALHVAFAGGSVMGLNVVGLGVLGLGGLFILYTGLFGIDESGIGRVLNVISGFSLGASSIALFARVGGGIYTKAADVGADLVGKVEAGIPEDHPLNPAAIADNVGDNVGDVAGMGADLFESYVGSIVGSMVLGAGILVAGVYDPVFITLPLIIAGAGIIISILGTFMVSVKEGGNPQSGLNKGEFGSSAIMVAVMYLLIDYLLPGDFTLGGETYTSLGVFIAATIGLLAGLGIGLITEHYTGTHTGPVTSISRQSVTGTATNIIAGLGIGMRSTAIPILIIAAGIMGAYYFAGLYGIAMAALGMLSNTGIQLAVDAYGPISDNAGGVAEMAELPPEVRQRTDKLDAVGNTTAAIGKGFAIGSAALTALALFAAYMVQVGISSIDIANPRVMAGLFVGGMLPFLFSALAMNAVGQAAMAMIEEVRRQFNAIPELKAALSVMKKNDGVDEGDWTQEDRDVFEAASGKPEYAKCVEISTKAAIRRMVLPGLLAVLTPVAVGFIFGPETLGGLLAGVTVCGVLMAIFQANAGGAWDNAKKMIEEGLTIDGVRYEKGSEAHKAAVVGDTVGDHFKDTSGPSLNILIKLMSVV
- a CDS encoding TonB family protein, which encodes MIGSLLSVEHFPLKKESPIKFFYQRNAKRGILAAVIIHLIALGTYWGVWWYQERGRQYATTIVTYADLGPPPALTDAPEMPEVPVEAPSQPVIGIPEPVDDAEVSAEMTIATQTEMSQSIAPVIQDIEEENIIIEAPEEENIAIEDDALPPPDAFVPFEVGPKPTTPISPEYPELARKAGIEGTVIVRILVDKEGRVRETRLARGVGAGLDEAAIEAIRRTIYTPAIQNNRPVAVWVAQSVVFRLR